In Spirochaeta thermophila DSM 6578, the following proteins share a genomic window:
- the flhF gene encoding flagellar biosynthesis protein FlhF codes for MEFFTEQAPTRAEALQKIRTKYGDRVRILSQRTVRLGGFLGLFPREGVEITGYVVPEGVRTPSSPRRSFDEERRRILELAKSEQSPRDQILEKVLSELAQIKENIQRGTVREDEKEHEHIRRLRAMLEEAEFTDRYIEKTIRRIRDELTLQQIEDFALLQKLVVQWVRESIRIYPLKFTRRPEIFILVGPTGVGKTTTIAKLAAMYGLGLEDNIRYDVRIITIDNYRIAARQQIETYANIMGIPVACVESYEELERQVRLFQDVDIIFVDTIGKSPRDYRKLADMKDMLEACGSRAQTHLALSATTKTADIYTVLQQFEPFNYTSVVLTKLDETTTVGNIISVLEEKGKPISFITNGQAVPHDIAAATPAKLLAAVRGFILEDME; via the coding sequence ATGGAATTTTTCACCGAGCAGGCGCCCACCCGAGCGGAGGCGCTCCAGAAAATCAGGACCAAGTACGGGGACAGGGTGAGAATCCTCTCTCAGCGCACCGTACGCCTTGGGGGCTTTCTCGGACTCTTTCCCCGGGAAGGGGTGGAGATCACCGGCTACGTGGTCCCTGAGGGAGTACGTACCCCCTCGTCACCGAGGCGTTCCTTCGACGAGGAGCGGAGGCGAATCCTGGAGCTCGCGAAGTCTGAGCAGTCTCCCCGTGACCAGATCCTCGAGAAGGTGCTCTCGGAGCTCGCCCAGATCAAGGAGAACATCCAGAGGGGGACGGTACGAGAGGATGAGAAGGAACATGAACACATCAGACGTCTTCGGGCCATGCTCGAGGAAGCGGAATTCACCGATCGCTACATCGAGAAGACCATCCGACGGATCAGGGACGAACTCACCCTCCAGCAGATCGAGGATTTCGCCCTCCTCCAGAAACTCGTCGTTCAGTGGGTAAGGGAATCGATACGGATCTACCCGCTCAAATTCACCAGGAGACCTGAGATCTTCATCCTGGTGGGCCCCACGGGGGTGGGGAAGACCACCACCATCGCGAAACTGGCGGCCATGTACGGCTTGGGGCTCGAGGACAACATCCGCTACGACGTGCGGATCATCACCATCGACAACTATCGGATCGCCGCCCGCCAACAGATAGAGACCTATGCCAACATCATGGGCATCCCCGTCGCCTGTGTGGAAAGCTACGAAGAACTCGAACGCCAGGTGAGGCTCTTCCAGGATGTGGACATCATCTTCGTGGACACCATAGGAAAGAGCCCCCGTGATTACCGGAAACTCGCCGACATGAAGGACATGCTCGAGGCCTGCGGCAGCCGTGCCCAGACACATTTGGCCTTGAGTGCCACCACGAAAACAGCCGATATATATACCGTCCTGCAGCAGTTTGAGCCGTTCAACTACACGTCGGTGGTGCTCACCAAGCTCGATGAGACCACCACGGTGGGGAACATCATCAGCGTGCTGGAGGAGAAGGGAAAACCCATATCCTTCATCACAAACGGACAGGCGGTTCCCCACGACATCGCGGCGGCGACACCGGCCAAACTTCTGGCTGCAGTACGCGGCTTCATACTGGAAGATATGGAGTAG
- a CDS encoding MinD/ParA family protein: MADQAESLRELMRGRMVPLSQSRTRIIAVTSGKGGVGKTNVATNLAIAYAQLGKKVVLMDADLGLANVNVVLGIIPKYNLYHLIRRQKTLEEIIVDTPYGIKIIAGASGFAKIANLSDDEREHFIEELVGLSFADVIIIDTSAGVTQNVISFVAAADDVVVVTTPEPTAITDAYGIIKIIATEIENINMGLKLVVNRVKSVAEGRRVAERVTTIAGQFLNVKIDYLGFVYEDGSVQDAVLKQRPFIVLDPRGKASICVKHLVSRLEKVEYREGKGLGGFLRNLLGRG, from the coding sequence ATGGCAGACCAGGCCGAATCTCTACGGGAGTTGATGCGAGGTCGGATGGTCCCTCTCTCGCAGAGTCGTACACGGATCATCGCCGTGACCAGCGGTAAGGGAGGGGTGGGGAAGACCAACGTCGCCACCAATCTCGCCATCGCCTATGCCCAGCTGGGGAAGAAAGTGGTACTCATGGATGCCGATCTGGGCCTGGCGAACGTGAACGTGGTGCTCGGCATCATCCCCAAGTACAACCTCTATCACCTCATAAGACGGCAGAAGACCCTGGAGGAGATCATCGTCGATACGCCGTACGGTATCAAGATCATCGCAGGGGCATCGGGATTCGCGAAGATCGCGAACCTCTCGGACGACGAGCGTGAGCATTTCATCGAAGAACTGGTGGGACTCTCCTTCGCCGATGTCATCATCATCGATACCAGCGCGGGGGTGACCCAGAACGTGATATCCTTCGTGGCGGCTGCCGACGATGTGGTCGTGGTGACCACCCCCGAGCCCACCGCAATCACCGACGCCTACGGGATCATCAAGATCATCGCGACCGAGATAGAGAACATCAACATGGGACTGAAGCTCGTGGTGAATCGGGTGAAGAGTGTGGCAGAGGGACGACGGGTGGCGGAGCGGGTCACCACCATCGCGGGACAGTTCCTCAACGTGAAGATCGACTATCTCGGATTCGTGTACGAAGACGGTTCGGTACAGGATGCGGTGCTGAAACAACGCCCCTTCATCGTCCTCGATCCCAGGGGGAAGGCCTCCATATGTGTCAAACACCTCGTGAGCAGACTGGAGAAGGTGGAATACCGTGAGGGGAAAGGACTCGGAGGCTTTTTGCGGAATCTCCTCGGCAGGGGGTGA
- the flhA gene encoding flagellar biosynthesis protein FlhA has protein sequence MADVQQMLRNVFITQRSDVLVAIGVIVVVMMLVIPMPAVLLDTLMALNLVISLLTILIVLSVRRALEFSVFPTLLLVLTVFGLALNVSSTRLILTQGSGFQGRLIRAFSTFVVGSAGAEGLVVGFIIFIIIIAVQFIVITKGATRVAEVAARFTLDALPGKQMAIEAEYNSGAITEEEAARKKAELQREADFYGAMDGASKFVSGNVKVGLLITFINVLGGMIVGMAIHGEPLDVALRTYISLTIGDGLVSQFPALLVSTATGLIVTRAISDGTFGQDVSSQFSQEGRIYWMAAGFLVFLSLLPGFPWYVLVPMAGLLAFVGFRLAQRPVREAEAAAAEAAAARPVPQQPEISPVVPLDPIALEIGYALIPLVDREQGAELLERITRIRKETALELGIVIPRIRIVDNMRLEPSEYCVKIKGVEVGRGRIKMGAYLCINPGGVTEEIPGEETRDPAFGLPARWIKEEDRDRAERAGYTVVDPPSIIATHLTEIIKQHAAELLGRQEVQSMLNALREDYPAVVDDVQEVLTLGEIQKVLQGLLREQVSIRNLVSILETIADYARMTKDVTFLIEKARQAIARQICAQYTDEHRVLRVLTLDPALEQMIIDARVETAGGIVAALEPGVYRKWINAVMNAVRQVQEQGYLPIVLCQEAARPLVKQSTLRDVPDLVVLSVPEIPSEVRVEALGEIRID, from the coding sequence ATGGCCGATGTCCAGCAGATGCTCAGAAACGTGTTCATCACCCAACGATCCGATGTGCTCGTAGCCATCGGGGTCATCGTGGTGGTGATGATGCTCGTCATTCCCATGCCCGCCGTCCTCCTCGACACCCTGATGGCCCTCAACCTGGTCATAAGCCTCCTCACCATCCTCATCGTCCTCTCCGTGAGGCGAGCCCTCGAGTTCTCGGTGTTTCCCACCCTCCTCCTCGTGTTGACCGTGTTCGGACTGGCCCTCAACGTCTCTTCCACCAGGCTCATACTCACCCAGGGGAGCGGGTTCCAGGGACGGCTCATCCGGGCGTTCAGCACCTTCGTGGTCGGATCCGCGGGGGCCGAAGGTCTCGTGGTGGGGTTCATCATCTTCATCATCATCATCGCCGTACAGTTCATCGTCATCACCAAGGGGGCCACGCGGGTGGCGGAAGTGGCGGCCAGGTTCACCCTCGACGCCCTCCCCGGGAAGCAGATGGCCATAGAGGCCGAGTACAACTCGGGGGCGATCACGGAGGAGGAGGCGGCCCGGAAGAAGGCGGAGCTCCAGAGGGAGGCCGACTTCTACGGGGCCATGGACGGTGCCTCCAAGTTTGTGTCCGGGAACGTGAAGGTGGGACTCCTCATCACCTTCATCAACGTCCTCGGAGGGATGATCGTGGGGATGGCCATTCACGGGGAACCGCTCGACGTGGCCCTCCGCACCTACATCTCGCTCACGATAGGTGACGGCCTGGTCTCCCAGTTTCCGGCCCTCCTGGTCTCAACCGCCACGGGCCTCATCGTGACCCGGGCCATCTCCGATGGGACCTTCGGCCAGGATGTCTCCTCCCAGTTCTCCCAGGAGGGGAGGATCTACTGGATGGCCGCGGGATTCCTCGTCTTCCTCTCGCTCCTGCCCGGTTTCCCCTGGTACGTGCTCGTCCCCATGGCGGGCCTGCTCGCCTTCGTGGGCTTCAGGCTCGCACAACGCCCTGTGAGGGAGGCCGAAGCGGCCGCTGCCGAGGCGGCGGCCGCCCGTCCCGTCCCTCAGCAGCCCGAGATATCCCCGGTGGTGCCCCTCGACCCCATCGCCCTTGAGATAGGCTACGCCCTCATTCCCCTGGTGGACCGTGAGCAGGGGGCGGAGCTCCTGGAGCGTATCACCCGCATCAGAAAGGAGACGGCCCTCGAGTTGGGGATCGTGATCCCGAGGATACGCATCGTCGACAACATGCGGCTCGAACCTTCCGAGTACTGCGTGAAGATCAAAGGGGTGGAAGTAGGCCGGGGAAGGATCAAGATGGGGGCCTACCTGTGTATCAATCCCGGGGGAGTGACCGAGGAGATTCCCGGAGAGGAGACCCGGGATCCCGCCTTCGGGCTTCCGGCCAGGTGGATAAAGGAAGAGGACCGCGACAGGGCCGAACGGGCTGGTTACACGGTGGTGGATCCTCCCTCCATCATCGCCACGCACCTCACCGAGATCATCAAACAGCACGCGGCCGAGCTCCTCGGACGCCAGGAGGTCCAGTCGATGCTCAACGCCCTCAGGGAGGACTACCCCGCGGTGGTGGATGACGTCCAGGAGGTGCTCACTCTCGGTGAGATCCAGAAGGTGCTCCAGGGCCTCCTCAGAGAGCAGGTCTCCATCCGGAACCTCGTGAGCATTCTGGAGACGATCGCCGACTACGCCCGCATGACGAAGGATGTCACCTTCCTCATAGAGAAGGCCCGACAGGCGATTGCCAGACAGATCTGCGCACAATATACTGACGAGCACCGTGTGTTGCGGGTCCTCACCCTGGATCCCGCGCTCGAACAGATGATCATCGATGCAAGGGTGGAGACCGCAGGGGGGATCGTGGCCGCCCTCGAACCCGGGGTCTATCGAAAGTGGATCAATGCGGTCATGAACGCAGTGCGGCAGGTCCAGGAGCAGGGATACCTTCCCATCGTCCTCTGTCAGGAGGCCGCGAGGCCCCTGGTGAAGCAGAGCACCCTCCGGGACGTCCCCGATCTGGTGGTGCTCTCGGTCCCGGAGATCCCTTCGGAGGTGAGGGTGGAGGCACTGGGTGAGATCAGGATCGATTGA